In Lampris incognitus isolate fLamInc1 chromosome 20, fLamInc1.hap2, whole genome shotgun sequence, one genomic interval encodes:
- the LOC130130487 gene encoding uncharacterized protein LOC130130487, whose product MASGFWLGVFLLLSTWLKLKCLETPNGVFDMACRDRYLKIAIALSFTGDDPHFEAVDDQGVHPITERYAAECGYSIDTFPLPGHIEFRASYFSCHAYNQDDQVFHFKFNLVTTTDKGQVVRYDIDKTCSPSLPWSPKEVTCETNYMEASVRSDMTCPSGTNNGDWNTSLTTAYLSAISDWQVMFQGKGELAPMTLTEAREQGYVFDVTDGRLIFRTPYGQPHSFTTMVGGVTMEVVHPTAFSRQNWIVVLVDLVAACSIDEGYYDGSNLVWETPEVPSPLVFGLSSLENQQINVGVNGQLLKQPVAEERGYHVVMHNGAIRISIPYNAEGTYRKSFVTDNQYQEFFVFHLYFEQLLVDENSVETRLRIYRPIATPLLSHPVLAVNRTVIEERVFTVYLGNFPEDVVLVAVKLNGHDFAVPLVNDSAYTISRVPQANATHGYTLTVPFDDPVVSMELFNNGILQFTLNINYTLTVLPEDEPYCHLTSVVAQITAVFPPAFQAICSEQGIRFKLDHQPFDYLWEIYIGRDPLTPELAAQLGYMMQNDSETLLLDVPVFSPGYIYEEIGLKAFFATFEILIKHRRTLTVHGSAVKTCQFPTTELIVCSHDGKMTAVADVSLAMPDGVLSRTSLLDPNCGPKDTDYSKALFSCQLNTCGTRVKLGKGHIVYENEIVVSRKLPAASRNDTDKVTLQCVYRLSGLHRLFSMHKFVSDMPGVGSIIHSKHSVQSQQTTLPPTTKHTTTEPTATSQKPTIKRPVFQSAAHYVKVFDVLKDLSDTLSWQTRKRSDTSQQTRKRSV is encoded by the exons ATGGCTTCTGGGTTTTGGCTTGG agTGTTCTTGCTCCTGTCGACATGGTTGAAGTTGAAGTGCCTTGAAACTCCAAATG GAGTATTTGACATGGCGTGCCGGGATCGATACTTGAAGATAGCTATTGCTCTCTCCTTTACTGGGGATGATCCTCACTTTGAGGCTGTTG ATGACCAAGGTGTTCACCCCATCACTGAACGTTATGCAGCAGAATGTGGCTACAGCATCGACACGTTCCCCTTACCGGGCCATATTGAGTTCCGTGCTTCATACTTCTCCTGTCATGCATACAATCAA gatGATCAAGTGTTCCACTTCAAATTTAACCTAGTTACAACCACTGACAAAGGACAGGTGGTTAGATATGATATTGATAAGACCTGTTCTCCTTCACTCCCCTGGTCTCCCAAGGAGGTTACCTGTGAGACCAACTACATGGAA GCATCTGTGAGGAGTGATATGACCTGTCCATCTGGTACCAATAACGGTGACTGGAATACCAGCCTTACAACT GCCTATCTCTCGGCCATTTCTGACTGGCAGGTGATGTtccaggggaagggggaactggctCCCATGACCCTCACTGAAGCTCGTGAGCAGGGCTATGTATTTGATGTGACTGATGGAAGACTCATTTTCCGTACCCCGTATGGACAACCTCACTCATTCACCACCATG GTGGGTGGTGTGACCATGGAGGTAGTCCACCCAACAGCCTTCTCTAGACAGAACTGGATAGTCGTCCTCGTAGATCTGGTGGCAGCTTGCTCCATTG ATGAAGGTTACTACGATGGCAGCAATCTGGTTTGGGAGACCCCTGAAGTACCATCCCCTCTAGTCTTCGGTCTCTCCAGTTTGGAAAACCAGCAGATCAATGTTGGAGTCAATGGCCAACTCTTGAAGCAGCCAGTTGCAGAGGAAAGGGGATACCATGTGGTTATGCACAATGGTGCAATCCGGATTAGCATCCCTTATAATGCTGAGGGAACCTACAGGAAG AGCTTTGTGACTGACAACCAGTATCAAGAGTTCTTTGTTTTCCATCTGTACTTCGAACAACTCTTGGTGGATGAGAATTCTGTAGAGACCAGGCTTCGCATCTACAGACCAATTGCCACACCTCTGCTGTCGCATCCTGTGCTTGCTGTAAACC GAACGGTTATTGAGGAACGTGTGTTCACGGTGTACCTCGGCAATTTCCCTGAGGATGTGGTGTTGGTAGCTGTGAAGCTAAATGGACATGACTTTGCTGTGCCACTTGTAAATGACAGCGCGTACACAATCTCAAGAGTCCCTCAGGCCAATGCCACTCATGGCTACACACTCACGGTGCCATTTGATGACCCTGTTGTCTCAATGGAG ctattcAACAACGGCATCCTGCAGTTCACATTGAATATAAACTACACCCTGACTGTTCTGCCTGAAGATGAGCCTTACTGCCACCTAACATCAGTTGTTGCACAGATAACTGCTGTCT TCCCTCCAGCCTTTCAGGCCATCTGTTCTGAGCAAGGCATCCGCTTTAAGCTAGACCACCAGCCTTTTGACTATCTGTGGGAGATTTATATCGGCAGAGACCCCCTCACCCCAGAGCTGGCTGCCCAACTAGGTTACATGATGCAAAACgacagtgagacactgctcttgGATGTGCCAGTATTTTCACCAGGCTACATTTATGAG GAAATTGGTTTGAAAGCTTTCTTTGCTACCTTTGAGATCCTCATCAAGCATCGTAGGACCTTGACAGTCCATGGCTCCGCGGTCAAAACCTGTCAGTTCCCTACTACTGAACTAATTG TGTGTTCCCATGATGGGAAGATGACTGCAGTTGCTGATGTGTCACTGGCCATGCCAGATGGAGTGCTTTCTAGGACCTCCCTCCTGGACCCAAATTGTGGTCCCAAAGATACCGATTACTCCAAAGCTCTGTTCTCATGTCAGTTGAACACTTGTGGAACCAGAGTTAAG CTTGGCAAAGGTCACATTGTCTATGAAAATGAGATTGTCGTCAGCCGGAAACTACCTGCTGCTTCCAGGAATGATACTGACAA GGTGACGCTCCAGTGTGTCTATCGCCTATCTGGACTCCACCGCCTCTTCTCAATGCACAAGTTTGTGTCTGACATGCCTGGTGTAGGAAGCATAATTCATTCCAAACACTCTGTGCAAA GTCAACAGACCACTCTGCCTCCCACCACCAAGCACACTACAACTGAGCCCACTGCAACCTCTCAGAAACCTACAATAAAACGACCAGTCTTCCAGTCCGCTGCTCATTACGTCAAAGTGTTCGATGTGCTGAAGGACTTGTCGGACACCTTGTCATGGCAGACCAGGAAAAGGTCTGACACCTCACAGCAGACCAGGAAAAGGTCTGTATAA